Genomic DNA from Klebsiella variicola:
CGCTGCCGCTCAGTCGGGTGCTCGACTATCGCGACCCCGGCGAAGTGCAGCGCACCCCTGACAAGCTTAGCCCGCTCACTCACTATTTAAACGCGCCCGCTAATCCGCCGCTCGGCGATGTGAATGCGAAAGTCACCGAGCTGAATGCTGCCACCCTTAACGCGCTGAACGGGGAGCAGTTTATGCTGCAACTGTATCGCCAGTTGCCCTTTAATAACCCGGCCTATCGCCAGCTCGCCGCCTGGCTGACCACGCCTTTTGAAGGCGCTTTACTGCAACACTGCGCCGTCGGCAAAGATCGCACCGGCGTCGGCTGCGCGTTAACCCTGTTTGCCGTCGGATGCGACAGCGAGACGGTCATGGAGGAGTATCTGCTCACCCACGGCATGCTGACACAAGTGGAAGCCTGGATGCTGGAGATGCTGGGCAACGACCTGACGCCCCAGGGACGCCAGAGTCTGGCGGATATCCTGACGGTGAAAGAGTCCTATCTCGCCGCCGCGCTGTCAGCCATCCACCAGCGCTATGGCACGGTCGACGCCTGGCTGGCAGAAGAGTACCAGCTCACCGCCCCGGCACGCGCTTCGCTACAGGACCGGTTACTGGAAGGATAACCTCCCTGTCACCCGCGTGAGAGGCGGCGATTGCATCATCCGCCAGCCCCGTCAGCCGAGGCTACAGGGAAAAAAATGTGATTTCGTACACATCTGATTTACCTGTTTAGCGGAATGCACATATAATGCGCTCCCATCTACTGTCTCAATCATTAACAAAGGCCTGTGTGGCGTTGATTTCGCACACGACATTAAAGACTATGAAATTATCTACACTCTTAGCGGCAGCCTTCGCCCTCGTAGGCTTTTGCAATACAGCGTCTGCTGTCACCTATCCTTTGCCGACCGACGGCAGCCGTTTGGTTGGTCAGAATCAGGTCATCACCATTCCGGATGATAACAAGCAGCCGCTGGAATACTTTGCGGCGAAATATCAGATGGGGCTGTCCAACATGCTGGAAGCCAACCCGGGGGTGGACACCTATCTGCCAAAAGGCGGTAGCGTCCTGAACATCCCGCAGCAGCTGATCCTGCCGGACACCGTCCACGAAGGCATCGTCATCAACAGCGCCGAGATGCGTCTGTATTACTATCCGAAAGGCACCAACACCGTGATCGTTCTGCCGATCGGTATCGGCCAGTTAGGTAAAGATACGCCGATTAACTGGACCACCAAAGTCGAACGCAAGAAGGCCGGCCCGACCTGGACGCCGACCGCCAAGATGCACGCTGAATACGCCGCTGCCGGCAACCCGCTGCCAGCCGTCGTACCGGCCGGTCCGGATAACCCGATGGGTCTGTACGCGTTATATATTGGCCGTCTGTACGCCATCCACGGCACCAACGCTAACTTTGGTATTGGCCTGCGCGTGAGCCACGGCTGCGTGCGTCTGCGCAACGATGACATCAAATTCCTGTTTGAGAATGTGCCGGTCGGCACCCGCGTGCAGTTT
This window encodes:
- the ldtB gene encoding L,D-transpeptidase, translating into MKLSTLLAAAFALVGFCNTASAVTYPLPTDGSRLVGQNQVITIPDDNKQPLEYFAAKYQMGLSNMLEANPGVDTYLPKGGSVLNIPQQLILPDTVHEGIVINSAEMRLYYYPKGTNTVIVLPIGIGQLGKDTPINWTTKVERKKAGPTWTPTAKMHAEYAAAGNPLPAVVPAGPDNPMGLYALYIGRLYAIHGTNANFGIGLRVSHGCVRLRNDDIKFLFENVPVGTRVQFIDEPVKATTEPDGSRYIEVHNPLSTTEAQFQGGEIVPITLTQPVQAITSQSDVDQNVVEQAIQNRSGMPVRLN